In a single window of the Pontibacter russatus genome:
- a CDS encoding vWA domain-containing protein: MAPWRNVFAAFFLLLIFSASGTAYGQGEQKAKSKTRILFLLDASGSMLAKWENSDRMSVAKDLLAHLVDSLDRHENVEVALRVYGHQFDRERNDCKDTRLEVPFSASSTEAIKKKLTEIVPRGNTPITYSLQQAAGDFPEEKTRNVIILITDGLESCGGDPCAMSLALQKKRIFLRPFVIGIGIEPEHEKQLSCIGEYYNAADVETFQSVLTEIVTQALSQTTVSVELLNEQGQPVETNVNLTFLNALTGQPEYNYVHYQSPEGKPDMLDIDALLPYDLVVNTVPALVERSISIKPGRHNAIRVKAPQGTLHLRQDGPSPYGTLSAIVRQQGATQTLHVQTFGERQKYLAGIYDLEILTLPRTYLRDVELKQGQTNTVTIPPPGQLAISSQMQGYGSLYLMEDDGRQRWLCNLPEENSKVTMALQPGNYRLVYRMKNAQASKFTDVKDFSIRSGATTTVKIFNR, from the coding sequence ATGGCACCCTGGCGCAATGTGTTCGCGGCATTTTTCCTGTTGCTGATATTTTCAGCGAGTGGGACCGCATATGGCCAGGGGGAGCAAAAGGCAAAGTCAAAGACACGTATCCTGTTTCTGCTCGATGCCTCGGGCAGCATGCTGGCCAAGTGGGAGAACAGCGACCGCATGTCGGTGGCCAAAGACCTGCTGGCCCACCTCGTGGACTCGCTGGACCGGCATGAAAACGTGGAAGTGGCCCTGCGGGTATACGGGCACCAGTTCGACCGCGAGCGCAACGACTGCAAAGACACCCGGCTGGAGGTGCCTTTCTCCGCCAGCAGCACCGAGGCCATCAAGAAGAAGCTAACCGAGATTGTGCCGCGTGGCAACACGCCCATTACGTACTCGCTGCAGCAGGCGGCGGGGGACTTTCCGGAGGAGAAAACACGCAACGTCATCATTTTGATCACGGACGGGCTGGAGTCCTGCGGCGGCGACCCCTGCGCTATGTCGCTGGCGCTGCAGAAGAAGCGCATTTTCCTGCGCCCCTTCGTCATTGGCATCGGCATTGAGCCGGAGCACGAGAAACAGCTCAGTTGCATCGGCGAGTATTACAATGCCGCTGACGTGGAGACGTTCCAGTCGGTGCTGACGGAGATCGTGACGCAGGCGCTGAGCCAGACGACGGTGAGTGTGGAGCTGCTGAACGAGCAGGGCCAGCCGGTGGAGACAAACGTGAACCTGACGTTCCTCAACGCCCTGACGGGCCAGCCGGAATACAACTACGTGCATTACCAGAGCCCAGAGGGAAAGCCCGACATGCTGGACATCGACGCCCTGCTGCCTTACGACCTGGTGGTGAACACCGTACCGGCGTTGGTGGAGCGGAGCATCAGCATCAAGCCCGGCAGGCACAACGCCATCCGGGTAAAGGCGCCACAGGGCACCCTGCACCTGCGCCAGGACGGCCCCTCCCCTTACGGTACGCTGTCGGCCATTGTGAGGCAGCAGGGCGCCACGCAGACGCTGCACGTGCAGACCTTCGGGGAGCGGCAGAAATACCTGGCCGGTATCTATGATTTGGAGATTCTGACGCTGCCGCGCACGTACCTGCGGGACGTGGAACTGAAACAGGGGCAGACGAACACGGTGACCATACCGCCGCCGGGGCAGCTGGCCATATCATCGCAGATGCAGGGTTACGGCAGCCTGTACCTGATGGAAGACGACGGCAGGCAGCGCTGGCTATGCAACCTGCCGGAAGAGAACAGCAAAGTAACGATGGCCTTGCAGCCGGGGAATTATAGATTGGTTTACCGCATGAAAAACGCCCAGGCGAGTAAATTCACTGACGTAAAAGACTTCAGCATCCGATCGGGCGCAACTACAACCGTTAAAATTTTCAACAGATAG
- a CDS encoding transketolase, producing the protein MNPHNKSIEELKEVAAQVRRDIVRMVHAVNSGHPGGSLGCTDYFVSLYFKVMNYSTDFDMNGKGEDLFFLSNGHISPVFYSTLARAGFFKVKELATFRKLNSRLQGHPATEEGLPGIRVASGSLGQGLSVAIGAAQAKKLNDDDSLIYVLMGDGELEEGQVWEATMYAGSKKVDNLIATVDRNGQQIDGSTEEVMPLGDLCAKFEAFGWHVLEADGNNFETLLPALDQAKAATGKGKPVMILMDTQMGYGVDFMMGSHKWHGVAPNDEQLQIALQQLAVNEAADY; encoded by the coding sequence GTGAATCCACACAACAAAAGCATTGAAGAGCTGAAAGAAGTAGCGGCACAGGTTCGCCGGGACATCGTGCGCATGGTGCATGCCGTTAACTCCGGCCACCCGGGCGGCTCGCTTGGCTGCACCGACTATTTCGTGTCCCTTTATTTTAAAGTGATGAACTACAGCACCGACTTTGATATGAACGGCAAAGGCGAGGACCTTTTCTTCCTGTCGAATGGCCATATTTCCCCGGTGTTTTACAGCACGCTGGCCCGCGCTGGCTTTTTTAAAGTGAAAGAGCTGGCTACTTTCCGCAAGCTGAACTCGCGGCTGCAGGGCCACCCGGCCACCGAAGAGGGGCTGCCAGGCATCCGTGTGGCTTCCGGCTCACTGGGCCAGGGCCTTTCGGTTGCCATCGGGGCCGCGCAGGCTAAGAAACTCAATGATGACGACAGCCTGATATATGTGCTGATGGGCGACGGCGAACTGGAGGAAGGGCAGGTATGGGAAGCCACCATGTACGCCGGTTCCAAGAAAGTCGACAACCTCATAGCCACCGTAGACCGCAACGGCCAGCAAATAGACGGCTCCACGGAAGAAGTCATGCCGCTGGGCGACCTGTGCGCCAAGTTCGAGGCATTCGGGTGGCACGTGCTGGAGGCCGACGGCAACAACTTCGAAACGCTGCTGCCCGCCCTGGACCAGGCCAAAGCCGCGACGGGCAAAGGCAAGCCGGTGATGATTCTGATGGACACGCAGATGGGCTACGGGGTGGACTTTATGATGGGCTCGCACAAATGGCACGGCGTGGCCCCGAACGACGAGCAGTTGCAGATAGCCCTGCAGCAGCTGGCTGTGAATGAAGCCGCTGACTACTAA
- a CDS encoding transketolase family protein, whose product MKEYTYTEKKDTRSGFGAGLLELGRTNPNVVALCADLVGSLKMADFIKENPERFFQIGIAEANMMGIAAGLTIGGKIPFTGTFANFSTGRVYDQIRQSIAYSGKNVKICASHAGLTLGEDGATHQILEDIGMMKMLPHMTVINPCDYNQTKAATIAIADHEGPVYLRFGRPVIPVFTDANQKFEIGKAWMVNEGTDVSIFATGHMVWKAILAGHILAEKGISAEIINIHTIKPLDEEAILKSVAKTKCVVSAEEHNRLGGLGDSIAQLLVKNTPLPMEYVAVNDTFGESGTPEELMEKYGLSENDIVAAAERVIRRKQQ is encoded by the coding sequence ATGAAAGAGTACACGTATACCGAGAAAAAAGACACCCGTTCCGGCTTCGGCGCCGGCCTGCTGGAGCTTGGCCGCACCAACCCCAACGTAGTAGCCCTTTGCGCCGACCTGGTCGGCTCACTCAAAATGGCTGATTTTATCAAGGAGAACCCGGAGCGTTTCTTCCAGATCGGCATCGCCGAGGCCAACATGATGGGCATCGCCGCAGGCCTCACCATCGGCGGCAAGATTCCGTTTACGGGTACGTTCGCCAACTTCTCCACGGGCCGCGTTTACGACCAGATCCGCCAGTCGATTGCGTACTCCGGCAAAAACGTGAAGATATGCGCCTCACACGCTGGCTTGACCCTGGGAGAGGACGGCGCCACGCACCAGATACTAGAAGACATCGGCATGATGAAAATGCTGCCGCACATGACCGTCATCAACCCCTGCGACTACAACCAGACCAAGGCGGCCACCATTGCCATTGCGGACCACGAGGGCCCGGTGTACCTGCGCTTCGGCCGCCCTGTCATTCCGGTGTTTACCGATGCCAACCAGAAGTTTGAGATCGGCAAGGCCTGGATGGTGAACGAAGGCACGGACGTGAGCATCTTCGCCACCGGCCATATGGTTTGGAAGGCAATTCTGGCTGGCCATATATTGGCAGAGAAAGGCATTTCAGCCGAGATCATCAACATCCACACCATCAAGCCGCTGGATGAGGAAGCGATCCTGAAGTCGGTGGCGAAGACGAAGTGCGTGGTGAGCGCCGAAGAGCACAACCGCCTGGGCGGCCTCGGCGACAGCATTGCGCAACTGCTGGTGAAGAACACGCCGCTGCCCATGGAGTACGTGGCCGTAAACGACACCTTTGGCGAGTCCGGCACGCCGGAGGAACTGATGGAGAAATACGGGCTGTCGGAGAACGACATTGTGGCAGCCGCTGAGCGCGTGATCCGCAGAAAACAGCAGTAA
- a CDS encoding fumarylacetoacetate hydrolase family protein, whose amino-acid sequence MKIVAIGRNYAEHIAELKNEVPDEPVIFFKPDTAILRNNEPFYYPDYTSDVHHEVELILRISREGKNIDRKFARKYYDGIGLGIDFTARDLQAKAKAKGLPWALAKGFNGSAPVSEFLPVGQFPDLRQINFRLEVNGVAKQQGNSAMMLHPFEDIIAYVSRFITLKTGDIIFTGTPAGVGPVQIGDRLEGYVEDRKLLDFEVK is encoded by the coding sequence ATGAAGATAGTAGCCATCGGGAGAAACTACGCCGAACATATCGCCGAACTAAAAAACGAGGTGCCGGACGAGCCGGTTATTTTCTTTAAGCCGGACACGGCCATCCTGCGCAACAACGAGCCTTTCTATTACCCCGATTACACCAGCGATGTACACCACGAAGTGGAGCTGATCCTGCGGATTTCGCGGGAGGGGAAGAACATCGACCGTAAATTCGCGCGTAAATATTATGACGGCATCGGGCTGGGCATAGATTTCACGGCACGCGACTTGCAGGCAAAAGCAAAGGCGAAGGGCCTGCCCTGGGCGCTGGCCAAAGGCTTTAACGGCTCCGCCCCCGTCTCGGAGTTCCTGCCCGTCGGGCAGTTCCCTGACCTGCGGCAGATAAATTTCAGGCTGGAGGTGAACGGGGTGGCGAAGCAGCAGGGCAACTCCGCGATGATGCTGCACCCGTTCGAGGACATCATCGCCTACGTCTCCCGGTTCATCACCTTGAAGACAGGAGACATCATTTTTACCGGCACGCCAGCGGGTGTTGGCCCGGTACAGATAGGAGACAGATTAGAAGGGTATGTTGAAGACAGAAAATTACTTGATTTCGAAGTTAAATAA
- the bcp gene encoding thioredoxin-dependent thiol peroxidase, translated as MELNIGDKAPEFEGKDQHGNTVRLSDYRGKKVILYFYPKDDTSGCTAQACNLRDNYSDLQQEGYEVIGVSTDSEQSHQKFIGKYDLPFTLLADTDKKIVEQYGVWQEKSMYGRRYMGTMRYTFVLDENGVIRDIIKKVKTADHTAQILPK; from the coding sequence ATGGAACTGAACATCGGAGACAAGGCCCCCGAGTTTGAAGGCAAGGACCAGCACGGCAACACAGTGCGGCTAAGCGACTACCGGGGCAAAAAGGTTATCCTGTACTTTTACCCGAAAGACGACACCTCCGGCTGCACCGCCCAGGCCTGCAACCTCCGCGACAACTACAGCGACCTGCAGCAGGAAGGCTACGAAGTGATTGGCGTGAGCACCGACAGCGAACAGTCGCACCAGAAGTTCATCGGCAAATATGACCTGCCCTTCACCCTGCTTGCCGACACCGACAAAAAGATTGTGGAGCAGTACGGGGTATGGCAGGAGAAATCGATGTACGGCCGCAGGTATATGGGCACCATGCGCTACACCTTTGTGCTCGATGAGAACGGGGTGATCCGGGACATCATCAAAAAGGTGAAGACCGCCGACCACACCGCCCAGATTCTGCCCAAGTAG
- a CDS encoding M23 family metallopeptidase — MLKTENYLISKLNKKRLVLAALALATSFGAKAQLAPEPIDFLFPIKPGERNYLSGTMGEIRSNHFHGGLDIKTDQREGLPVHAAADGYISRVKQSTYGYGNIIYITHPNGLITTYAHLSEFGQPLADYILQQQYAKQTFELELFLEQGKFPVKRGDVIGLSGNTGGSGGPHLHFEIRDAQDRLYNPLKYKFQEVLDTTPPDIYSLAITPLRINSRINNEFSRAEYRTKQSGSDYSIADTIFANGLLGLELQTIDRLDGAANKNGTQEVTLYVNGRQLYNHYIDQVPFELSRQVSQHINYDIYKSEGRTFQKAYVDTGNDLPLYNTANSRQGRMLVHPDSTYQVQLVARDSYGNTSTLRFVVEGQQPSFTRSLAKTVKKPSLDYELIGNILKISAADTSSTPQNIELLKGGKALVLVPSYMKDSRSVGLFDLRAGLPDSMRFCGITVPFHFEKLVPPGQEVAVANNYLKVLFNERSLYDTLYLQTKLDDNVYTVGDYFTPLLKPIKVTIKPDMTAIKDRSKASVYYLGTGRGKGYIGGSWGPDGTITFSTKNMGKFKVLEDTKKPSIRLLSKNRNQISFRIGDDLSGLNSFNAYINGQWLLMKYEHKKATIWSEKLDKSIPLSGEVVLKVKDNAGNEAIYTTTI, encoded by the coding sequence ATGTTGAAGACAGAAAATTACTTGATTTCGAAGTTAAATAAGAAGCGGCTGGTGCTGGCGGCACTGGCCTTGGCCACCTCTTTCGGCGCGAAAGCGCAGCTGGCGCCCGAGCCCATTGATTTCCTGTTCCCGATAAAGCCGGGCGAGCGCAATTACCTGTCGGGCACCATGGGCGAGATCCGCTCCAACCACTTCCACGGCGGGCTCGACATCAAAACCGACCAGCGCGAGGGTCTGCCGGTGCATGCCGCCGCCGACGGCTATATATCCCGGGTGAAGCAGTCGACCTACGGCTACGGCAACATCATCTACATCACGCACCCCAACGGGCTGATCACCACGTACGCGCACCTCTCGGAGTTCGGGCAGCCACTGGCGGACTATATACTGCAGCAGCAGTACGCGAAGCAGACTTTTGAGCTGGAGCTTTTCCTGGAGCAGGGCAAATTCCCGGTAAAGCGGGGCGACGTTATTGGCCTGTCGGGCAACACCGGCGGCTCGGGCGGGCCGCACCTGCACTTCGAGATACGCGACGCGCAGGACCGCCTCTACAACCCGCTGAAGTACAAGTTCCAGGAGGTGCTCGACACAACCCCGCCCGATATATACAGCCTGGCCATTACGCCGCTGCGCATCAACTCCCGCATCAACAACGAGTTCAGCCGCGCCGAGTACCGCACGAAGCAGAGCGGCTCTGACTACAGCATCGCCGACACCATTTTCGCCAACGGTCTGCTGGGGCTGGAGTTGCAGACCATCGACCGGCTGGACGGGGCCGCCAACAAAAACGGCACGCAGGAAGTGACGCTGTACGTAAACGGAAGGCAGCTTTATAACCACTATATAGACCAGGTGCCCTTCGAGCTGTCGCGCCAGGTGTCGCAGCACATCAACTACGACATCTATAAAAGCGAGGGCCGCACCTTCCAGAAAGCCTACGTGGACACCGGCAACGACCTGCCCCTGTACAACACGGCCAACAGCCGGCAGGGCCGCATGCTCGTACACCCCGACTCCACGTATCAGGTGCAGCTGGTAGCGCGCGACTCCTACGGCAACACCTCCACCCTCCGCTTTGTGGTGGAGGGGCAGCAGCCCTCCTTTACCCGGTCGCTGGCCAAAACTGTCAAAAAGCCGTCGCTGGATTATGAGCTCATCGGGAACATCCTGAAGATCAGCGCCGCCGACACCAGCAGCACGCCCCAGAACATCGAGCTGCTGAAGGGCGGCAAGGCGCTGGTGCTGGTGCCTAGCTATATGAAGGATTCCAGGTCCGTCGGGCTTTTCGACCTGCGCGCCGGGTTGCCCGACTCGATGCGCTTCTGCGGGATTACGGTGCCTTTCCATTTCGAAAAGCTGGTGCCGCCCGGCCAGGAGGTGGCGGTTGCCAACAACTACCTGAAGGTGCTCTTCAACGAGCGCTCGCTCTACGACACGCTGTACCTGCAGACAAAGCTGGATGACAATGTATATACCGTCGGCGATTATTTCACGCCGCTGCTGAAGCCCATCAAAGTCACCATTAAACCGGATATGACCGCCATCAAAGACAGATCGAAGGCATCGGTTTACTACCTGGGCACGGGGCGCGGCAAAGGGTATATAGGCGGCAGCTGGGGCCCGGACGGCACCATCACCTTCAGCACCAAGAACATGGGCAAGTTTAAGGTACTGGAAGACACGAAAAAGCCCTCCATACGCCTGCTCAGCAAAAACCGCAACCAGATAAGCTTCCGGATAGGCGACGACCTCTCGGGCCTCAACTCCTTCAACGCCTATATAAACGGACAGTGGCTGCTGATGAAGTACGAGCACAAAAAGGCCACCATCTGGTCAGAGAAGTTAGATAAAAGTATACCTTTGTCGGGTGAAGTTGTATTGAAGGTGAAGGACAACGCAGGCAACGAAGCCATCTATACCACCACCATCTGA
- a CDS encoding M48 family metallopeptidase, which yields MYKKITVFAIIAVMMVACTTVPISGRRQLSLVSDAEMQQQSYAAYNQFLSEHKLSRDAQATAMVKRVGKRIQHAVEQYMAANNMQDELAGFEWEFNLVQDEQVNAFAMAGGKTVVYTGILPVAQNETGLAVVMGHEIAHAIAKHGNERMSQALLQQFGGQTLSALAGAQPSTAANLLLSVYGVGSQLGMLKYGRDQESEADRLGLIFMAMAGYDPQAAVPFWKRMEAQGGGQAPPEFLSTHPSAGTRQSDLQKWMPEALQYYKGK from the coding sequence ATGTACAAGAAAATAACTGTTTTTGCGATAATAGCCGTGATGATGGTGGCCTGTACGACAGTGCCCATCTCAGGGCGAAGGCAATTGAGCCTGGTGTCGGACGCCGAGATGCAGCAGCAGAGCTACGCCGCCTACAACCAGTTCCTGAGCGAGCACAAGCTCTCGCGCGACGCCCAGGCCACGGCCATGGTGAAGCGGGTAGGGAAGCGGATACAGCACGCTGTGGAGCAGTATATGGCTGCCAACAACATGCAGGACGAACTGGCGGGCTTCGAGTGGGAGTTTAACCTGGTGCAGGACGAGCAGGTGAACGCCTTCGCGATGGCTGGCGGCAAGACCGTGGTCTATACCGGAATTTTGCCGGTGGCCCAGAACGAGACGGGCCTTGCCGTGGTGATGGGGCACGAGATTGCCCACGCCATTGCCAAGCACGGAAACGAGCGCATGAGCCAGGCGCTGCTGCAGCAGTTTGGCGGGCAGACGCTGTCCGCCCTCGCCGGGGCACAACCGAGCACCGCAGCAAACCTGCTGCTGTCGGTATATGGCGTAGGCTCGCAGCTGGGTATGCTCAAGTACGGGCGCGACCAGGAGTCGGAGGCTGACCGCCTGGGCCTTATCTTTATGGCCATGGCAGGCTACGATCCGCAGGCGGCTGTCCCGTTCTGGAAGCGCATGGAAGCCCAGGGCGGTGGACAGGCCCCACCGGAGTTCCTCTCCACACACCCCAGCGCCGGTACGCGGCAGAGCGACCTGCAGAAGTGGATGCCGGAGGCGCTGCAGTATTACAAAGGAAAATAA
- a CDS encoding RNA polymerase sigma factor, giving the protein MEDKELLEKFAQPESRNLAFNQLVRKYQQQVYWHIRKMVIDHDDADDLTQEVFIKIWKNLETFRKDAQLYTWIYRIATNECLSFLSSKKRKFFLPIHDITSELTEKLVSSPDIAGDEVQLKLQKAILRLPDKQRLVFNMKYFDDLKYEEMSEILGTSVGALKASYHIAVKKIEEYLQQD; this is encoded by the coding sequence GTGGAAGACAAAGAGCTTTTAGAGAAATTCGCCCAGCCTGAGAGCCGAAACCTGGCCTTTAACCAGCTTGTCCGGAAGTACCAGCAGCAAGTGTACTGGCACATCCGCAAGATGGTGATTGACCACGACGATGCCGACGACCTGACCCAGGAGGTCTTTATCAAGATATGGAAGAACCTCGAAACTTTCCGAAAGGATGCCCAGCTCTACACCTGGATTTACCGCATCGCCACCAACGAGTGCCTCTCCTTCCTGTCCAGCAAGAAACGGAAGTTCTTTCTGCCCATACACGACATCACCTCCGAGCTGACGGAAAAACTTGTCTCCTCCCCCGACATCGCCGGCGACGAGGTGCAGCTGAAACTGCAAAAGGCTATCCTGCGCCTGCCCGACAAGCAGCGCCTAGTGTTCAACATGAAATATTTTGACGATCTGAAATACGAGGAGATGTCCGAGATACTTGGAACTTCCGTAGGGGCTTTAAAAGCCTCCTACCACATCGCCGTTAAAAAAATTGAAGAATATCTACAACAGGATTAA